From Thalassococcus sp. S3, one genomic window encodes:
- a CDS encoding VWA domain-containing protein, producing MPEYAPLEIPEHPKLAQNITHFARALRKAGLPIGPGRVIDAVQAVAAAGFTEKRDFYWTLHACFVNRPEHRAVFAQVFRLYWRDPRYLEHMMSYMIPAVRGVQEERTAQSAEKRAAEALLDGVQRDLPEDDPQGSEEGTEIEVDASLTMSTEERLRSLDFEQMSTEEIAQAKRMLARLTLPVKPIASRRAQPSHLGRRIDRARTLRAAMRQGGELHKIARAAPRPRWPNLVVLCDISGSMSQYSRMVLHFLHALSNAKGQGWARVHAFTFGTRLTNITRHLRQRDVDAALAAAGSEAQDWEGGTRIGSCLHDFNRDWSRRVMGQGAVVLLITDGLDRDEPDALAHEMQRLHLSSRRLIWLNPLLRWEGFAPKARGIAAMLPHVDSFRAGHSVASLEELAAVISRPDDPGEKARLMQAI from the coding sequence ATGCCTGAATACGCCCCTCTCGAGATCCCCGAGCACCCAAAGCTCGCCCAGAACATCACCCATTTCGCCCGGGCCCTGCGCAAAGCGGGCCTGCCCATCGGGCCGGGCCGGGTGATCGACGCGGTTCAGGCGGTGGCCGCTGCCGGCTTCACCGAAAAGCGGGATTTCTACTGGACGCTTCATGCCTGTTTCGTGAACCGGCCCGAACACCGTGCGGTCTTTGCGCAGGTCTTCCGCCTCTACTGGCGTGATCCGCGTTATCTCGAACATATGATGTCCTACATGATCCCCGCCGTGCGGGGCGTGCAGGAGGAGCGCACCGCCCAATCAGCCGAAAAGCGCGCCGCCGAGGCGCTGCTCGATGGCGTTCAGCGCGACCTCCCCGAGGACGACCCGCAAGGGTCGGAGGAGGGGACCGAGATCGAGGTCGATGCCTCGCTCACCATGTCCACCGAGGAACGCTTGCGCAGCCTCGATTTCGAACAGATGAGCACCGAAGAGATCGCGCAGGCCAAACGCATGCTCGCGCGCCTCACGCTCCCGGTCAAACCCATCGCGTCCCGCCGCGCGCAGCCCTCGCACCTGGGCCGGCGCATCGACCGGGCCCGGACCCTGCGGGCTGCCATGCGTCAGGGGGGCGAGCTGCACAAGATCGCGCGCGCGGCACCGCGCCCGCGCTGGCCCAACCTTGTCGTGCTCTGTGATATCTCCGGCTCTATGAGCCAATATAGCCGCATGGTGCTGCATTTCCTGCATGCCCTATCCAACGCCAAGGGGCAGGGTTGGGCCAGGGTTCATGCCTTTACGTTCGGCACCCGGCTTACAAATATCACCCGGCATCTGCGACAGCGCGATGTCGACGCCGCCCTGGCCGCCGCTGGTTCCGAAGCCCAGGATTGGGAGGGCGGCACCCGGATCGGATCCTGCCTGCACGATTTCAACCGCGACTGGTCTCGCCGGGTCATGGGGCAGGGGGCCGTCGTGCTTTTGATCACCGACGGGCTCGACCGGGACGAACCCGATGCACTGGCGCACGAGATGCAGCGGCTGCATCTTTCGTCGCGCCGCCTTATCTGGCTCAACCCTCTCCTGCGCTGGGAAGGCTTTGCGCCCAAGGCGCGTGGGATCGCCGCGATGCTACCCCATGTGGACAGCTTTCGTGCGGGTCATTCCGTGGCCTCACTGGAAGAACTGGCCGCCGTGATCTCCCGCCCTGATGATCCGGGTGAAAAGGCACGTCTGATGCAGGCGATCTGA
- a CDS encoding XdhC family protein produces the protein MDRFEGAPETALAWHKAGKGAALATVVQTWGSAPRRVGAQLVVSGAGEIEGSVSGGCVEGAVIVEALEALEDGNHRLLEFGVSDEDAFAVGLACGGTIKVLVEPVGAALPAEILSELVEARAARQPRAYEVNVKSGERRLLHGDYPERLRLDRSGFEGEDLFVGVHVPPLRLVVVGAVHIAQALVPMARVAGYDPVLIDPREVFASSDRFPGETLMLDWPDDAVRALKLDARTALVLLTHDPKLDDPAIEAGLQGDVFYIGALGSTRTHAKRVERLREAGFTQDQIDRIHGPIGLDIGAAGPAEIAVSILAEMTAVLRGRAP, from the coding sequence ATGGACCGTTTTGAAGGAGCACCCGAAACAGCGCTTGCCTGGCACAAGGCCGGCAAGGGCGCGGCCTTGGCCACCGTTGTGCAAACCTGGGGCAGCGCACCCCGTCGTGTAGGGGCCCAGCTTGTCGTCAGCGGCGCGGGAGAGATCGAAGGGTCCGTCTCGGGCGGGTGTGTCGAAGGCGCCGTCATCGTCGAGGCCCTGGAGGCTCTGGAAGACGGCAATCACCGTCTTCTTGAATTCGGCGTTTCGGACGAAGATGCATTCGCCGTTGGTCTGGCCTGTGGCGGCACGATAAAGGTGCTTGTTGAGCCGGTCGGCGCGGCGCTGCCTGCCGAGATCCTGTCGGAACTGGTCGAGGCGCGCGCGGCACGCCAACCGCGGGCCTACGAGGTCAACGTCAAAAGCGGCGAACGGCGATTGCTGCACGGGGACTATCCCGAACGCCTGCGACTGGATCGGTCGGGCTTTGAGGGCGAGGATCTTTTTGTCGGCGTCCACGTCCCCCCCTTGCGCCTGGTCGTGGTCGGGGCTGTTCATATTGCGCAGGCGCTGGTGCCGATGGCGCGTGTCGCGGGCTATGATCCGGTTCTGATCGACCCGCGCGAGGTGTTTGCGTCATCCGACCGCTTTCCAGGCGAGACGCTGATGCTGGATTGGCCCGACGATGCGGTGCGCGCGCTCAAGCTCGATGCGCGCACCGCCCTGGTGCTTCTCACCCATGATCCCAAACTGGATGACCCCGCGATAGAGGCGGGCTTGCAGGGCGACGTGTTCTACATCGGTGCGCTGGGCTCTACCCGCACGCATGCCAAGCGGGTTGAGCGGCTGCGTGAGGCGGGCTTCACGCAGGATCAGATCGACCGTATCCACGGGCCGATCGGTCTGGATATAGGGGCAGCCGGTCCAGCCGAAATCGCGGTTTCGATCCTCGCCGAGATGACGGCCGTCCTGCGCGGGAGGGCGCCGTGA
- a CDS encoding molybdopterin-binding protein: MKFGPVPLAEAEGAILAHSVRAGARKLRKGMTLGPEEIAALEAAGLSDVIAARLCAGDLHENAAAARLAAALVPDPGAVKLRLTEAFTGRVNVIADSPGVALLDVAALEAANRIDPMITVATVPPFQQMQTGGMVATIKIISYAVSQADVAQACAASGGAIRLAAPQLATAALVVTDIPGGPPNEKGIRAVSDRVSALGLKLQAPIIVPHREDELAAALARSDADLSLVLTGSATSDRDDVAPAAVRAAGGRVDRFGMPVDPGNLLFIGALNGRPVIGLPGCARSPALNGADWVLSRVVCGIPVGHEDIAAMGVGGLLKEIPTRPQPRSAPRRS, encoded by the coding sequence GTGAAGTTCGGACCCGTCCCCCTCGCCGAAGCCGAAGGCGCGATCCTGGCGCATTCGGTGCGCGCTGGGGCGCGAAAACTGCGCAAGGGAATGACGCTCGGTCCCGAGGAGATTGCGGCGCTGGAAGCCGCCGGTCTGTCTGATGTGATCGCAGCAAGACTATGCGCCGGTGATCTGCACGAGAACGCGGCGGCGGCCCGCCTGGCCGCAGCGCTGGTGCCGGATCCGGGCGCCGTGAAGCTGCGCCTGACCGAGGCCTTTACGGGACGTGTGAACGTCATCGCGGACAGCCCCGGCGTGGCACTTCTGGATGTGGCGGCACTGGAGGCCGCGAACCGGATCGATCCCATGATCACCGTCGCCACCGTACCGCCCTTCCAGCAAATGCAGACCGGGGGCATGGTCGCCACGATCAAAATCATCTCTTACGCCGTATCCCAGGCAGATGTCGCCCAAGCTTGCGCGGCATCCGGTGGGGCCATTCGTCTCGCCGCGCCGCAGCTTGCCACTGCCGCGCTGGTGGTCACGGATATCCCGGGTGGTCCGCCGAACGAGAAAGGCATACGCGCCGTATCCGACCGGGTGTCGGCCCTGGGACTGAAGTTGCAGGCGCCCATCATCGTGCCCCACCGCGAAGATGAGCTTGCGGCGGCGCTGGCACGGTCGGATGCCGATCTGTCCCTCGTTCTGACGGGATCGGCGACATCCGATCGCGACGATGTGGCGCCAGCGGCGGTGCGCGCTGCAGGTGGAAGAGTGGACCGGTTCGGGATGCCGGTCGATCCCGGCAACCTTCTTTTCATCGGGGCGCTGAACGGACGCCCGGTCATCGGGCTTCCCGGCTGCGCGCGCTCGCCCGCGTTGAACGGCGCGGACTGGGTCCTGTCCCGTGTGGTATGCGGCATCCCGGTCGGGCACGAAGATATCGCCGCAATGGGAGTTGGCGGATTGTTGAAGGAAATCCCGACCCGGCCACAACCCCGCTCAGCCCCTCGCCGATCCTGA
- a CDS encoding MFS transporter, whose translation MNAAPSRQSPLIDTDWWSVMTVTVGITVFAIAQGLTYPLISLLLAERGASETIVGLNAAAFMAGIATSVLVIPSLTQHLRAGQVIVAGLAGAAIILIGFAVSESLAAWFLLRFALGFCVNAIYVFGEAWLNAASADRVRGRVAGIYSAGMTLGFVIGPLAIPLFGTDDGLAFAACAVLISLAAFGLAVMSRRARIEPDKLALSDLPRFLRAGPLLVLLVIVFGFVDATVLSLAPLHMTSGGASAAAAATFIAVMHIGMIVTQPLLGVMLDRMDRWRVASACLAATGCIFGALIFLPVTGMLIWPLGALGGAAFIGIYTSALAILGQEYRGAMLVAGASAFSMAYGAGGMFGPALTGLLVDSFPGSTFALIASLSAGSALLLVWRR comes from the coding sequence ATGAATGCAGCACCGTCCCGGCAATCTCCGCTTATCGATACCGATTGGTGGTCGGTCATGACCGTGACCGTTGGGATCACGGTGTTCGCAATTGCTCAGGGGCTGACATATCCCCTAATCTCGCTGCTGTTGGCCGAGCGTGGCGCTTCGGAAACGATCGTGGGTCTGAATGCAGCGGCTTTCATGGCGGGGATCGCAACGTCTGTTCTGGTCATCCCGTCCCTGACGCAACACTTGCGCGCGGGACAGGTCATCGTGGCGGGTCTTGCTGGTGCTGCGATCATCCTGATTGGGTTCGCTGTTTCCGAGAGCTTGGCAGCCTGGTTTCTCTTGCGCTTCGCACTGGGGTTCTGCGTCAACGCGATCTATGTCTTTGGCGAAGCGTGGCTGAACGCGGCAAGCGCGGATCGGGTGCGTGGCCGGGTGGCGGGTATCTATAGCGCGGGCATGACCTTGGGTTTCGTCATTGGTCCGCTTGCTATTCCACTGTTCGGAACCGATGACGGCCTGGCGTTCGCCGCATGTGCCGTATTGATTTCGCTGGCCGCATTCGGGCTGGCGGTCATGTCCCGGCGTGCAAGGATCGAGCCCGACAAGCTGGCGCTTTCCGACCTGCCCCGGTTTCTGCGCGCAGGGCCTCTCCTGGTGCTGCTCGTGATCGTGTTTGGCTTCGTGGATGCGACTGTTCTTTCGCTTGCACCGCTGCATATGACGTCCGGCGGAGCAAGCGCGGCCGCGGCGGCGACGTTCATTGCGGTGATGCATATCGGTATGATCGTCACGCAACCGCTTCTTGGGGTGATGCTTGACCGGATGGATCGCTGGCGGGTGGCAAGCGCCTGTCTGGCGGCGACCGGGTGTATCTTCGGCGCGCTTATTTTTCTTCCTGTCACGGGGATGCTCATCTGGCCGCTCGGCGCGCTGGGTGGCGCTGCCTTTATCGGTATATACACAAGTGCGCTGGCCATTCTGGGACAGGAATACAGGGGGGCCATGCTGGTGGCAGGCGCGTCGGCGTTTTCGATGGCCTATGGGGCTGGGGGTATGTTCGGCCCGGCTCTCACAGGGTTGCTCGTGGACAGTTTTCCGGGCTCGACATTCGCTCTGATCGCGTCGTTGAGCGCGGGCAGCGCGCTCTTGCTGGTTTGGCGCAGGTGA
- a CDS encoding nuclear transport factor 2 family protein — MQTPSQLHQSGLEFLRAYNQCFYDKDLVALKGLYSSTSFTVFWDNHPNCDSNTLDDHFEKLSTFFSKGKLTESGSVEPLLIEELQTRASSGMLLVTAILRYQSAPIPGVRSSFVLVEEDGRWKALHIHHSFDPNEPA, encoded by the coding sequence GTGCAGACACCCAGTCAGCTGCATCAATCTGGCCTGGAGTTCCTCCGCGCATACAATCAATGCTTCTATGATAAAGATCTGGTGGCCCTGAAAGGCCTGTATTCGTCGACATCCTTTACGGTCTTCTGGGACAACCACCCCAATTGCGACTCCAACACCCTCGATGACCATTTCGAGAAGCTTTCGACTTTCTTTTCAAAGGGAAAGCTCACCGAATCCGGCAGCGTCGAGCCGCTTCTCATCGAAGAGCTACAGACACGTGCGTCCTCCGGGATGCTGCTGGTAACGGCCATCTTGCGATACCAAAGCGCGCCCATTCCAGGTGTGCGCAGCAGCTTTGTCCTTGTCGAAGAGGACGGGAGGTGGAAGGCGCTTCATATTCACCACTCTTTCGACCCGAATGAACCGGCGTGA
- a CDS encoding DUF6010 family protein, which translates to MTAIDQHVFATAPIKSGVLLGLLPLPVHMFLPAGPSYQLAAITLVLIAGVYLGYAFKDGRAKAISIECIGAAAFATAAWLGLNGYPLAIVIALALHGVWDVLHVKLIDTDIPPWYVPFCSFVDWIMAAGLYLIWMMTH; encoded by the coding sequence ATGACCGCCATCGATCAACATGTTTTTGCAACCGCACCGATAAAGTCCGGCGTTCTTCTGGGGCTGTTGCCCCTTCCTGTGCATATGTTTCTTCCTGCGGGCCCGTCTTACCAACTGGCAGCGATCACGCTGGTTCTGATTGCCGGCGTCTATCTTGGCTACGCGTTCAAGGATGGAAGGGCAAAAGCCATCTCAATCGAGTGTATCGGCGCGGCCGCATTTGCCACCGCGGCCTGGCTTGGGCTCAATGGTTACCCGCTCGCCATCGTCATTGCCCTGGCTCTACACGGGGTATGGGACGTCCTGCATGTCAAGTTGATCGATACCGACATTCCACCTTGGTATGTCCCATTTTGTTCTTTCGTGGATTGGATCATGGCAGCTGGCTTGTATCTGATTTGGATGATGACCCACTGA
- a CDS encoding MFS transporter produces MSLFSILTNRNFAGLFAANTILGAAFPIQLVLGGLAGLMLSPDPAFATLPSSVQTLAAMLAAAPFSLLMQRVGRTAGFALGGVLTALGGIAAIEALSSGTFALLCAAHFLMGAGWASFQYFRFAAGEVVGKQWRPVAISLMLSSLLIAAIVGPQVFIAAKDALYPIPFVGAYAAVSVIGVIGLVPLAFVRMPAVKAVTSATRRTRLGMLAALRRPAIKRAVGIAAVAQGIMVFLMIPTPIAMVSCGFGDAEASDVIRWHIVAMFAPSFFTGFLIKRFGAETIATVGLATIIASAIGAALGITAMHFYGALIVLGIGWNFAFIAATTMLDAAVTSEERAVVQGINDTLVALVSTVSAFSAGFAFAYFGWTVLALMSAGLVAVALVAPVLLRLRSAY; encoded by the coding sequence ATGTCCCTGTTTTCGATCCTGACTAATCGCAATTTCGCGGGTCTCTTCGCGGCAAACACGATCCTCGGCGCGGCGTTTCCGATCCAATTGGTGCTTGGCGGGCTGGCCGGGCTGATGCTGAGCCCGGACCCCGCGTTCGCGACGTTGCCCTCGTCGGTCCAGACACTTGCCGCGATGCTGGCCGCCGCGCCGTTTTCCTTGTTGATGCAGCGGGTTGGACGGACGGCGGGATTTGCGCTGGGCGGGGTGCTGACCGCCTTGGGCGGGATCGCGGCGATAGAGGCGCTCTCGTCCGGGACCTTCGCACTTTTATGTGCAGCTCATTTCCTGATGGGCGCAGGTTGGGCGTCATTTCAATATTTCCGGTTTGCCGCGGGGGAGGTTGTAGGCAAGCAATGGCGGCCCGTTGCGATTTCCTTGATGCTCAGTTCATTGCTGATTGCGGCCATCGTCGGACCGCAGGTGTTTATCGCGGCCAAAGACGCGCTTTACCCCATCCCGTTTGTCGGCGCGTACGCGGCGGTGAGTGTCATTGGGGTGATCGGGCTGGTGCCGCTCGCTTTCGTGCGGATGCCTGCCGTCAAAGCCGTGACGTCCGCGACACGTCGCACGCGGCTTGGCATGCTTGCCGCGCTCCGTCGCCCTGCGATCAAGCGCGCGGTCGGGATCGCCGCGGTCGCCCAAGGCATCATGGTATTCTTGATGATCCCCACACCGATTGCGATGGTGTCTTGCGGATTTGGAGATGCCGAGGCGAGCGACGTGATCCGTTGGCACATCGTTGCGATGTTCGCGCCAAGTTTCTTCACCGGCTTCTTGATCAAACGCTTCGGGGCCGAAACCATCGCGACGGTCGGGCTGGCCACTATCATCGCATCAGCCATCGGGGCGGCGCTTGGGATCACCGCGATGCACTTTTATGGCGCATTGATCGTGCTGGGCATCGGATGGAACTTTGCGTTTATCGCGGCCACGACCATGCTGGACGCCGCTGTCACAAGTGAAGAAAGGGCGGTGGTGCAGGGGATCAACGACACGCTTGTCGCCCTTGTTTCGACGGTGAGTGCTTTTTCAGCCGGGTTTGCCTTTGCATATTTCGGTTGGACAGTGCTGGCCCTTATGTCAGCGGGGCTTGTCGCCGTTGCCTTGGTCGCCCCTGTCCTGCTGCGTTTGAGGTCCGCTTACTGA
- a CDS encoding DMT family transporter gives MFKLDNRQQAIGLMMLCPMSLALMGYAVKLSHHVPVALVLLARFGISALVYGTWLGLRGFEFRSIRPTRHVLRTALGFSSVACLFGAISMIPLSTALCLSYTVPLFTYVISVALGHLKADIRFVYVAIAIVAIALIVRPSADINLLGACLGLASAFFGALALFEIKRIAKTEGSDAILIMYFLYSTLALLLFSIFGTQRLEDDITASLPALIGVGLFGLAYQFSLVGSLARAPVATVSLALLAAVAIGYGIDIIALGAQVSGWAVLGTALLAASIAGYSLTDRSQ, from the coding sequence GTGTTCAAATTGGATAACCGACAGCAGGCGATCGGCCTGATGATGCTGTGCCCCATGAGCCTTGCGCTGATGGGATATGCGGTGAAATTAAGCCATCACGTGCCTGTTGCGCTTGTCCTGCTCGCCCGCTTCGGGATTTCTGCCCTGGTCTACGGCACCTGGCTTGGTCTCAGGGGGTTCGAATTCAGGAGTATTCGGCCAACCCGGCACGTTTTGAGAACGGCGCTTGGCTTTTCATCGGTCGCTTGCCTGTTTGGCGCGATCTCCATGATCCCGCTGTCGACCGCGCTTTGCCTGTCCTATACCGTCCCGCTCTTCACCTATGTCATCTCGGTGGCGTTGGGACATCTGAAAGCAGACATCCGGTTCGTCTATGTGGCCATCGCTATCGTGGCAATTGCGCTGATCGTCAGGCCGTCGGCAGATATCAATCTGCTCGGTGCATGCCTTGGCCTCGCATCTGCATTCTTCGGCGCGCTCGCGTTGTTCGAGATCAAGCGGATTGCCAAGACAGAGGGATCGGACGCGATCCTGATTATGTATTTTCTGTACTCGACACTTGCCTTGCTGCTCTTTTCTATTTTCGGAACACAGCGTCTGGAAGACGATATCACCGCATCTCTTCCCGCTCTGATCGGTGTTGGTCTGTTCGGTCTTGCGTATCAATTCAGCCTTGTCGGCTCCTTGGCGCGCGCGCCCGTGGCGACGGTCTCACTTGCGCTGCTGGCGGCGGTCGCCATCGGCTATGGAATAGATATCATCGCCTTGGGCGCGCAGGTCAGCGGGTGGGCGGTCCTCGGAACGGCGCTTTTGGCTGCGAGCATCGCGGGGTACAGCCTTACGGATCGTTCTCAGTAA
- a CDS encoding asparagine synthetase B, whose product MLGGQTIFPGIKVLEPGTFLTFRAGRATINDYTPLHASFPEGAMERPDFATDVRAGVQKTLMTDVPVCTTLSGGLDSSLVATLAASDRRMTHAYNVWYEGDWAEDETAYAREVAEAAGLRYEQVTVRNDRFPEQIQAMCRALSQPNAAAHCLSTFALYEAIGQAGFRVALVGEGADDFFGGYDRMYDIATSGRKEGALNAYVTDLAAIKPDLRAQIVVEDARIDLTTDAFREFLESLPGKSLTRKILTFEARHRLPYYILHRVDALSMAHSVEARVPFCLPSVYRHALSAADGELIGHGRRKAPIYAAGKGVLPSSVVNRAKQPFLLPIAGMLRPGYPVYDLLMDTVAAPKITQSIVNIPELRDLIDRNSASPSNTLGNAIWAWLVFELWGQEHRVQIG is encoded by the coding sequence ATGTTGGGTGGCCAAACGATCTTCCCCGGCATCAAGGTTCTGGAGCCTGGCACCTTCCTGACGTTCCGGGCCGGACGGGCCACGATCAACGACTATACACCGCTTCATGCATCCTTCCCGGAGGGAGCGATGGAGCGTCCGGACTTCGCCACCGACGTCCGGGCCGGCGTTCAGAAAACGCTGATGACCGATGTGCCTGTCTGCACGACGCTGTCCGGCGGGCTGGATTCAAGCCTTGTGGCGACCCTTGCAGCCTCGGATCGCCGAATGACCCATGCCTACAATGTCTGGTACGAGGGGGATTGGGCAGAAGACGAAACGGCTTATGCAAGAGAGGTCGCGGAGGCGGCGGGACTTCGATATGAACAGGTCACGGTGCGAAATGATCGCTTTCCGGAGCAGATCCAGGCCATGTGCAGGGCCTTGAGCCAGCCCAACGCCGCTGCCCATTGTCTCAGCACTTTCGCGCTTTACGAGGCGATCGGACAAGCCGGATTCCGGGTCGCCCTTGTTGGCGAAGGTGCGGATGACTTCTTTGGCGGTTATGATCGGATGTACGACATTGCCACCAGCGGTCGGAAAGAGGGCGCCCTTAATGCCTATGTCACGGATCTGGCGGCCATCAAGCCCGATCTCAGGGCGCAGATCGTCGTTGAGGATGCCAGGATTGATCTGACCACAGACGCGTTTCGGGAATTTCTTGAAAGCTTGCCCGGCAAAAGCCTGACCCGGAAGATCCTGACATTCGAAGCACGGCACCGCTTGCCTTATTATATCCTGCATCGCGTCGATGCGCTGAGCATGGCGCATTCTGTGGAGGCGCGGGTGCCATTTTGTCTGCCGTCAGTGTATCGCCACGCGCTCTCCGCTGCTGATGGCGAGCTGATCGGGCATGGACGCCGAAAGGCACCGATCTATGCGGCGGGCAAAGGCGTGCTGCCTTCGAGTGTCGTGAACCGCGCCAAGCAGCCCTTCTTGCTGCCGATCGCCGGCATGCTGCGTCCGGGCTATCCGGTATACGATCTGCTGATGGATACTGTTGCCGCTCCGAAGATCACGCAGTCTATCGTGAACATCCCGGAGTTGCGCGATCTCATCGACCGGAACAGTGCCTCGCCCTCGAACACGCTGGGCAATGCGATCTGGGCCTGGTTGGTTTTCGAGCTTTGGGGACAGGAGCATCGTGTTCAAATTGGATAA
- a CDS encoding proline dehydrogenase family protein — protein MMRRLWQSAMIGLARSETAKSFMQNSRATSFLRGKYVAGESVAAGCERAVSLFERDGIRSSMFFMGEYVDDPALVDETLRNKMNIADAIGGHQLDIHVSVDPTQIGHVIDPERVQEHAQSIAERIRQLAGHRDGVHCLMFDMEDASLVDPTIAIHNTLQDMGLPVALTLQAYLRRTREDIGRQLSRGSRVRLVKGAFAAGAKLAFQSNSEIKDNSRQLIELMFSAPARSSGFYPIIATHDTALQDVAIETARRNGWAPGEYEFEMLLGVRENVARDLSAKGERVRVYVPFGRDWWPHAVRRIGENPKNAMLLIRSLLQ, from the coding sequence ATGATGCGACGTCTTTGGCAATCCGCGATGATTGGCCTCGCCCGTTCCGAAACCGCGAAATCATTTATGCAAAACAGCCGCGCAACATCTTTTCTGCGCGGCAAATACGTGGCGGGCGAGAGCGTTGCGGCGGGGTGTGAGCGCGCGGTCTCTTTGTTCGAAAGGGACGGTATCCGGTCGTCGATGTTCTTTATGGGGGAATACGTCGATGACCCGGCCCTCGTGGACGAAACCCTCCGCAACAAAATGAACATAGCCGATGCCATTGGCGGGCATCAGCTTGATATTCACGTGTCGGTTGATCCGACGCAAATCGGGCATGTGATTGATCCAGAGCGCGTGCAGGAGCATGCCCAGTCGATTGCCGAAAGGATCAGACAACTTGCCGGACACAGGGATGGCGTTCACTGCCTGATGTTCGATATGGAAGATGCCAGTTTGGTCGATCCGACCATAGCGATCCACAACACTTTGCAGGACATGGGGCTTCCCGTCGCCCTGACGCTTCAGGCCTACCTCCGGCGCACGCGCGAAGATATCGGGCGGCAGCTTTCGCGCGGCAGCCGCGTCAGGCTGGTGAAAGGTGCCTTTGCCGCGGGCGCAAAGCTCGCCTTCCAGTCCAATTCAGAGATCAAGGACAATTCCAGACAGCTGATAGAGTTGATGTTCTCGGCCCCTGCCCGGTCAAGCGGCTTCTACCCGATCATTGCCACCCACGACACTGCGCTCCAGGACGTCGCGATTGAAACCGCCCGACGTAATGGCTGGGCCCCAGGTGAGTATGAGTTTGAAATGCTCCTGGGCGTTCGCGAAAACGTTGCAAGAGACCTCTCCGCCAAAGGTGAGCGCGTGCGGGTCTATGTGCCGTTCGGACGGGACTGGTGGCCACACGCCGTGCGTCGCATTGGTGAAAACCCCAAGAACGCAATGCTTTTGATCCGGTCGCTCCTTCAGTAA
- a CDS encoding AraC family transcriptional regulator, which produces MGESLYHHLDWLHGIELFEAAFSTQTFSKHAHEGFAIGAIAEGVGGYLCRGETMALPTGSLSLMNPEEPHTGYAATPWLRYNMLYASEAAICSVLQLRSLRGFSTVAPKDRGRAISKGLSALASALHAQKSRDWHLRVEEAVYDVLSQSFVRYGNAHLPPTGREPRAISTLKERIFAGVAVGEDLSLSSLAEGVGLSASYLIRATRRQTGLTPHGLVLWARIEQAHRLLLREIPAAEAAYMAGFYDQSHMIRQYRRHYGVTPGAVIRHS; this is translated from the coding sequence ATGGGCGAAAGTCTTTACCATCATCTTGACTGGCTTCATGGGATCGAGCTGTTCGAAGCCGCGTTCAGCACTCAAACCTTCTCGAAGCACGCGCATGAGGGGTTTGCCATCGGCGCGATCGCCGAGGGCGTCGGGGGATACCTTTGCCGGGGCGAAACGATGGCGCTTCCCACCGGGTCGCTGTCCCTGATGAACCCGGAAGAGCCCCATACCGGTTACGCGGCGACGCCTTGGCTGCGCTACAATATGCTTTACGCGTCCGAAGCCGCGATCTGCTCCGTTCTGCAGCTCCGCAGCCTCCGAGGCTTTTCGACAGTCGCACCCAAGGACCGGGGGCGCGCGATTTCCAAAGGCCTGTCGGCCTTGGCCTCTGCCCTGCATGCGCAAAAGTCGCGAGACTGGCACCTCCGCGTCGAAGAGGCGGTTTACGATGTCCTCTCGCAGTCCTTTGTCCGATATGGCAACGCGCATCTACCGCCAACTGGCCGTGAGCCGCGCGCGATCTCAACCTTGAAGGAACGCATTTTCGCCGGTGTTGCCGTGGGCGAAGATCTGAGCCTCTCCAGCCTGGCGGAAGGCGTCGGGCTAAGCGCGTCCTACCTGATCAGGGCCACGCGCCGCCAGACGGGGCTGACGCCTCACGGCTTGGTGCTTTGGGCCCGTATCGAGCAGGCGCACCGCCTATTGCTTCGGGAAATCCCCGCTGCCGAAGCGGCCTATATGGCGGGCTTTTATGACCAGTCGCACATGATCCGGCAATATCGGCGCCATTACGGCGTAACTCCGGGCGCCGTGATCCGGCATTCCTAA